TTCGTGCACCGCCCGGAAACGCTGTGCCGGGTCGCCGTATCGCGTGGTCGTGCGCACGAGGGGCACTCCACCCGCCTCGTCGCTCCTGGTGAGCGTGGCCCCGCGCCGCCCCTTCCCCACGTCCTCCCAACGAGCCGAAGCGGAAAGCTCCGGAAAGAGATTCCCCTCGATGGGCAGAGCGCACGAGAGGACCTCGTCCGCCGTCCTGGATGCGGGAAGCCTAGATTCGGGGGGCATCGTAATCTCCGGTGTTCATGCTGAAGGGGAAGGCGTCGCCGTAGTCGATGAACGCCGAGGTCCGGTTCTCCTCGGCGTACAGCCTGCGCAGTTCGTCCATGCCGTCCTGGGTGGGTGGCCCCAACTCCACCAGTTTTCCGGCCGACTTGAGGAAGGTGCGGCCGTTCGTGTGGACGGCTTCGGCGCTCGAACAGCGCACCACGTATCCCAAGCGGGTCGGCAGCGACTCGGCGTTCAATGCCGAGGGCCGGATTTCGTGCGTGTACAGGCGGTTGGTGGATAGCGGCATGAAGAACACGGAGCCGGGGTGGAGGGTCACCGTGAACTGCGCGGGAAGCGCGGCCCCTTCCCGTTCGCCGGTCGCCTGCTTGAGGTCCCGTTCGCCGGTCGGTTCTTTGAGGCGAAAGTGGAGTCTGGTCAGGCCGCTGACCCCCTTCATGCCGTAGTCGAAGGCGTCGTCGGCCAGTGGCTGGAGCTTGTCGAGCCGGTCGTAGAAGGTGCAGAAGGCCATGATGCCGTTGCCGGGCATGTCCTTGGTCTTGTCGGCGTGCGCCGAGATCCTGGCCTTGGTCTGCTTGCGCTCGGCCGTGGCACCGGTGTTGTGGTAGATCTGCGCGAGGACGTGATTGAGCGGCGCCTGATCCCTGAAGACGGCGGCGGCCTCGCGATTGAGGTCCGCGACGATGCGGGTGTCGGTCGGGCCGAAGCCCTCGGTCGGCCCCGAGAGATTCGTGGAGCACCGGAGCAGGCGGAAATGCAGTTCGTCACCGTTCTGGGTGACGGGCGTCAGATAGATGCCGCTGCGACGGGCCGTGCCGGGCTTGGTGGACTCCGTCAGGGACTGGAACGTGTGCTCCGTACGTATGCGTCCGAAGTAATCGGCGTCCAGGCCGAAGAAGCGGCGGTAGTACACGCCGACGCCGTGCACACGGAGGGGAATCCGGCCGACGCCGACGAAGGGCCAGGACTGTCCGTCCACACCCTCGTGGTAACCGTGCGACAGCTCCCGGACGACGAACACCCGCGCTGCCGCTCGCAGTTGGCGGCGGTTGATCCCGGAGACGTCGCCGCACAGATAGACGGTCTTCCGCGCGAGGTCGGTCGAGCCGGAGGCCAGTTCCTCCGGCGTGACGGCGGACCCGAAGAAGTCCCTGACCCCGTCGTCGTCCGCCAGCACCGAAGGCGCGACCAGGACGTTGTCCGCATCCTCGATACGGGCTTCCGTCATGTCTCTCGCGTACGTCAAGGGGTGCCCGTCTTTCAGCTGTCGGTCTTCTTCAGCTCCTCGGCGAGCATCACGAGGATGCCGCTGGGACCGCGGAGGTACGTGAGCTTGTAGACGTCCTCGTAGGTCGCCACGCCGCGCAGCGGACGGCATCCGTGCTTCGCGGCTGCCGCGAGGGCCGTGTCGATGTCGTCGACCGAGAAGGCGACGCGGTGCATGCCGATCTCGTGGGGACGCGTGGGCTCCGTCTCGATCGCTTCGGGGTGGATGTACTCGAAGAGCTCAAGGCGGCCGTTGCCGTCCGGCGTCTGAAGCATCGCGATCTTCGCGTGATTGCCGTCGAGGCCGACGGCCGTGTCGGCCCACGCACCGCTGACCGTGTCACGGCCGAGGACCGTGAGACCGAGGTCGGTGAAGAAGGAGATCGCTGCTTCGAGGTCGCGGACGGCGATGCCGACGTTCTCAAGTTTGATGCCCATGCGCGGCATGCTACCGAGCCCCCACGCGGCTGCCCGCTCGCACGACGTGATTCAGCGTACGGCTCTCACGTGTCATCAGTCGTTCCGCGCAGCGCCCGGCGCCGGTGCACCACGACGCCTCCCACCGCGAGGAGGACGGCGGCGACCACGCCCACGGCGAGGGCCGTGTTGTCGGCGAACAGCTCCGCCAGCAGCTTCAGTGCGCCGATCCCCACCCACGCGTACACCAGAGCCCAGGCCGCTCCGCCCACGAAGAGCGCCGGAAGGTAGCGGGTCAGCGGCATGCGCATGGTGCCCGCGAGGAAGTTGGCGGCGGTCTGGAAACCGACGGTGAGGAACGAGACGGCCACCACGGGTGAGCCCCACCGCTGAATCGCCCGTTCGGCACGCTGGAACTTCGGCGTGGACAGCCGGTCGGCGAACCTGCTGCGCCTGGCGCCCGCACCGGCGAGCCGTCCGACGGCGAAGGTCCCCCCGGCGCGCAGCAGGACGATCGCGTAGAGCCCGAGCGCCGTGAGTACGACGTGACCCACGACGAGACCCCCTCAGGGCTGGATCCTGGTCATGGCGCTGCTGCCACGTCCTCGGTTGTGCGGTTCGTCGTCATCGTCAGATGACAGTCCAAGGTTAAGCGAACGCCTGTGCCTCGATCGCCAGGGGTCCGCCGCACCCGGGCGACCCGCTTCCTGTTCGGCAGGCGCTGACGGCGAGCGCGGCCCGCCACTCCGTGCCCCGCCCCACGACACCCCCGTCCCACGAGCTTGCCGGAACGGCAACGCCGATCGCGCCGGACGGGTGTCGCTCGTCATGATCGACGGGTAGCCGCTTCCGCCCGCGAACCGAGGAGAAGCCCATGCAGCCCGCACCGCCCGCACCGCCCGCCGAACTCCGCCACCGCACCGTCGAGGCCCCGGCCGGGCGCCTGCACCTGGTCGAGCAGGGCACCGGCCCGCTGGTCCTGCTCGTGCACGGCTTCCCCGAGTCCTGGTACTCCTGGCGTCACCAGCTTCCGGCCCTCGCCGCAGCCGGGTACCGGGCGGTGGCCATCGACGTGCGCGGCTACGGCCGCTCCTCCCGCCCCGCCGCGACCGACGCCTACCGGATGCTCGACCTGGTGGCGGACAACGTCGCCGTCGTGCGCGCCCTCGGCGAGGAGAGCGCGGTGGTCGTCGGCCACGACTGGGGCTCCAACATCGCCTCCGTCTCCGCCCTGCTCCACCCGGAGGTGTTCCGCGCCGTCGCCCTGCTGAGCGTCCCGTACGCGCCTCCCGGCGGCCCCCGGCCCACCGACGTCTTCGACCGGATCGGCGGACCCGGGCAGGAGTTCTACGTCTCGTACTTCCAGGAGCCGGGCCGCGCCGAGCGGGAGATCGAGCCCGACGTACGGGGCTGGCTCTCCGGCTTCTACGCCGCGCTGTCCGCCGACACGATGCCCGCCGATGACGAACCCGACCCGCACTTCGTCGCCCCGGGCGGCCGGTTGCGCGACCGCTTCCCCAA
This window of the Streptomyces sp. NBC_00237 genome carries:
- a CDS encoding DedA family protein, which encodes MGHVVLTALGLYAIVLLRAGGTFAVGRLAGAGARRSRFADRLSTPKFQRAERAIQRWGSPVVAVSFLTVGFQTAANFLAGTMRMPLTRYLPALFVGGAAWALVYAWVGIGALKLLAELFADNTALAVGVVAAVLLAVGGVVVHRRRALRGTTDDT
- a CDS encoding VOC family protein; this encodes MGIKLENVGIAVRDLEAAISFFTDLGLTVLGRDTVSGAWADTAVGLDGNHAKIAMLQTPDGNGRLELFEYIHPEAIETEPTRPHEIGMHRVAFSVDDIDTALAAAAKHGCRPLRGVATYEDVYKLTYLRGPSGILVMLAEELKKTDS
- a CDS encoding alpha/beta fold hydrolase; amino-acid sequence: MQPAPPAPPAELRHRTVEAPAGRLHLVEQGTGPLVLLVHGFPESWYSWRHQLPALAAAGYRAVAIDVRGYGRSSRPAATDAYRMLDLVADNVAVVRALGEESAVVVGHDWGSNIASVSALLHPEVFRAVALLSVPYAPPGGPRPTDVFDRIGGPGQEFYVSYFQEPGRAEREIEPDVRGWLSGFYAALSADTMPADDEPDPHFVAPGGRLRDRFPNGPLPAWLTEEDLDVYAGEFERTGITGALNRYRNMDRDWEDLAPYRDAPVELPALFIGGTRDASTTWMADAIQAYPTTLPALTASHLLDGCGHWIQQERPEKVNHLLTEWLATLQK